One genomic region from Quercus robur chromosome 4, dhQueRobu3.1, whole genome shotgun sequence encodes:
- the LOC126722830 gene encoding hypothetical protein At1g04090-like: MGVHLGSFVAQVGGVMTDKACLKNTNSDLSSMPTLEQIEPIIKAYSPWVYFYPDEKYLPASVEWFSENGGLLHKRGDEGNPVPITPNGSNLPQGGSDDGAYWLNEPDDFDARDRVERGDLAIALVYMHVKPMFGATFTDIAIWIYYPFNGPAKIRFGLIDYQLPHIGEHIGDWEHVTLRVNNFNGELQSIYFSQHKGGTWLDATDLEFQEGNKAAVYASRYGHAFYSKPGLVLDGRDGTGQRNDCEKADLYLDTGASYTLVAAEYLGSAVVEPPWLNYLRKWGPTVNHILEDEIDEVLKVIPKPLRGRSRKLFYKLPREILEEEGPSSIKAKVSWDGDEI; encoded by the coding sequence ATGGGAGTTCATTTGGGTTCATTTGTAGCCCAAGTTGGTGGGGTTATGACTGATAAAGCTTGCTTGAAGAATACCAATTCTGATTTATCTTCTATGCCTACTCTAGAACAAATTGAGCCAATAATTAAAGCCTACTCTCCATGGGTGTACTTTTATCCTGATGAAAAATACTTGCCAGCTTCAGTGGAGTGGTTTTCTGAGAATGGGGGACTATTACATAAGAGAGGGGACGAGGGAAATCCTGTTCCAATTACACCCAACGGCTCAAACCTTCCTCAAGGTGGTTCAGATGATGGTGCCTATTGGTTGAACGAACCAGATGACTTTGATGCTAGAGACAGGGTCGAGAGAGGAGATTTAGCAATAGCTCTGGTTTATATGCATGTAAAGCCCATGTTTGGTGCTACATTCACTGACATAGCTATATGGATCTATTATCCATTTAATGGCCCTGCCAAGATAAGATTTGGACTGATCGATTATCAACTTCCGCACATAGGTGAACATATTGGTGATTGGGAGCATGTGACCTTGAGAGTCAACAATTTCAATGGAGAGCTACAAAGTATCTATTTTTCTCAACATAAAGGTGGTACATGGTTGGATGCTACTGATCTTGAGTTTCAAGAAGGTAACAAGGCTGCTGTGTATGCATCAAGGTATGGACATGCATTTTATTCAAAGCCTGGACTTGTTTTGGACGGGCGCGATGGAACTGGACAGAGGAATGATTGTGAAAAGGCTGATTTGTACTTGGATACTGGAGCAAGTTATACATTGGTGGCAGCTGAGTATTTGGGCTCAGCAGTTGTTGAGCCACCTTGGCTAAACTATCTTAGAAAATGGGGTCCAACAGTTAATCATATTCTTGAGGATGAGATTGATGAGGTTTTGAAAGTAATTCCTAAGCCTCTTAGAGGTCGTTCCAGGAAACTTTTCTACAAATTACCAAGGGAAATACTGGAGGAGGAAGGCCCCTCATCGATCAAAGCCAAGGTTAGTTGGGATGGAGATGAAATTTGa
- the LOC126724581 gene encoding hypothetical protein At1g04090-like translates to MALLFPMNLAKFASFLITLFVILVAGDCIRVICRISPCTKTNPPLPIETIFQLPSSLPIWPSGTGFATASMSLGDLRVSEATEFDVVWRTRSGGPDNLGATFFEPSTVDIAQGYAVLGYHSQPNNKRFSGRSVVAYDDLNGNIKAPVDYINLWNSLSFQIDQDGIGFIWLPKCPDGYKALGHVVTNSTQKPSPDKIRCVKAELTEQCEHYKWIWGAEGFNVYTTRPSNRGTQSMGVHLGSFVAQVGGVMSDIACLKNTKSDLSAMPTLDQLKPLIDAYAPWVFFHPDEKYRPATVEWFFENGGLLYKKGDEANPVTILPDGSNLPQGGSDDNAYWLDLPPDSDARDKLERGDLAKAKVYVHVKPMFGATFTDIVIWMYYPFNGPATIKFRIFNIKADHLGEHTGNWEHVTLRVNNFNGELQRIYLSEHSGGTWVDATDIEFQDRNKAAVYASKHGHAFYSKPGLVLDGSDGIGLRNDCEKADLYLDTGFFYTLLSAEYLGTAVVEPPWINYSRKWGPRAAIYIEDEFDKIMKRLPKFLRGPFKRVFYKLPIKILEEEGPTSIKTKSSWYGDEI, encoded by the exons ATGGCCCTTTTATTCCCAATGAATTTAGCAAAATTTGCTTCTTTTCTTATcactttatttgttattttggtAGCAGGAGATTGTATTCGTGTTATTTGTAGAATTTCACCATGTACTAAAACAAATCCACCCTTGCCTATTGAAACTATTTTCCAGCTACCCTCTTCATTACCCATTTGGCCATCAG GAACAGGATTTGCAACTGCATCTATGAGTCTGGGAGATTTACGAGTGTCTGAAGCAACAGAGTTCGATGTAGTATGGAGGACTCGTTCGGGTGGTCCAGACAACCTTGGAGCAACATTCTTTGAACCTTCTACAGTTGATATAGCACAAGGATACGCTGTGCTAGGTTACCATAGCCAACCTAACAACAAGCGTTTCAGTGGACGAAGTGTTGTAGCCTACGATGACCTAAATGGAAATATAAAGGCTCCGGTGGATTACATTAATCTGTGGAACAGCTTGTCATTCCAAATCGATCAAGATGGAATTGGTTTTATCTGGTTGCCAAAATGCCCAGATGGTTACAAAGCCTTAGGCCACGTTGTCACAAACTCAACTCAAAAGCCATCCCCAGATAAAATTAGGTGTGTTAAAGCTGAGCTTACAGAGCAATGTGAGCACTACAAGTGGATTTGGGGTGCGGAAGGTTTCAATGTTTATACTACAAGGCCTAGCAATAGAGGGACCCAATCAATGGGAGTTCATTTGGGTTCATTTGTTGCCCAAGTTGGTGGGGTTATGTCTGACATAGCTTGCTTGAAGAATACCAAATCTGATTTATCTGCTATGCCTACTCTTGACCAACTTAAGCCATTAATTGATGCCTACGCTCCATGGGTGTTCTTTCATCCTGATGAAAAATACCGGCCGGCTACAGTGGAATGGTTTTTTGAGAATGGAGGACTATTATATAAGAAAGGGGACGAGGCAAATCCTGTTACAATTTTGCCCGACGGCTCAAACCTTCCTCAAGGTGGTTCAGATGATAATGCCTATTGGTTGGATTTACCACCTGACTCAGACGCCAGAGACAAGCTTGAGAGAGGAGATTTAGCAAAAGCTAAGGTTTATGTGCATGTAAAGCCCATGTTTGGTGCTACATTCACTGACATAGTTATATGGATGTATTATCCATTTAATGGCCCTGCCACGATAAAGTTcagaatttttaatattaaagcCGATCACCTAGGTGAACATACTGGTAATTGGGAGCATGTGACCTTGAGAGTCAACAATTTCAATGGAGAGCTACAAAGGATCTATTTGTCTGAACATAGTGGGGGTACATGGGTGGATGCTACAGATATCGAGTTTCAAGATCGTAACAAGGCTGCTGTGTATGCATCAAAGCATGGACATGCATTTTATTCAAAGCCTGGACTTGTTTTGGATGGGAGTGATGGAATTGGATTAAGGAACGATTGTGAAAAGGCTGATTTGTACTTGGATACTGGATTTTTTTATACACTACTGTCAGCCGAGTATTTGGGCACAGCAGTTGTTGAGCCACCTTGGATCAACTATAGCAGAAAATGGGGTCCACGAGCTGCTATTTATATTGAGGATGAGTTTGATAAGATTATGAAAAGACTACCTAAGTTTCTTAGAGGTCCTTTCAAGAGAGTTTTctacaaattaccaattaaaaTACTGGAGGAGGAAGGGCCCACATCGATCAAGACCAAAAGCAGTTGGTATGGAGATGAAATTTGA